In one window of Helianthus annuus cultivar XRQ/B chromosome 17, HanXRQr2.0-SUNRISE, whole genome shotgun sequence DNA:
- the LOC110924929 gene encoding uncharacterized protein LOC110924929, with amino-acid sequence MSESGSPREVNQVPNTSTPGASQAHATTPASFSTPGARIWFNDLPARSIRSFDDLSKGFLTNFSQQRRYVKDATVIFQIKQRDDESLREFIERYKKEGLTYVGADEKMRVAGFMNAVTSKYLTRDFNKSLPKTLEEALERAEAAHI; translated from the exons atgtcagaaagtggatctcccAGAGAAGTGAATCAAGTTCCTAACACTTCTACTCCAGGTGCTAGTCAAGCCCATGCAACTACACCTGCTTCTTTCTCGACACCGGGAG CAAGAATTTGGTTCAATGACTTACCTGctcgaagcattcgaagcttcgatGACCTTAGCAAGGGGTTCCTAACCAatttctcccaacaaaggcggTATGTTAAAGATGCTACAGTGATCTTTCAGATCAAGCAAAGAGATGATGAAAGCCTTCGAGAATTCATAGAGagatacaagaaggaaggtctAACCTATGTGGGAGCAGACGAGAAAATGAGGGTGGCCGGTTTCATGAACGCCGTTACATCTAAATACCTCACAAGGGATTTTAACAAATCCCTCCCCAAGACTTTGGAAGAAGCTCTCGAAAGGGCTGAGGCAGCCCATATTTGA
- the LOC110926411 gene encoding peroxisome biogenesis protein 22 isoform X1: MADYSKEDLLQLFKRIGAYLSAKVFKILNTQDIRPVWAIAGLAVAIIFTWRLFRTPVVPQRRQPKRQPHAPSSSGVNSSQSDSNLFPSGVTSPSEDSRAQTVIDEFFQPVKPTLGQIVRQRLSDGRKVTCRLLGVILEENTPEELQKKQATVRSSVLDVLLEITKFCDLYLMETVLDDESEKNVIMALENAGIFTSGGLVKDKVLFCSTEIGRTSFVRQLEPDWHVDSSREIITQLSRFIKYQLYISTTKNERIASNVFSSSSLEQFFNV; encoded by the exons ATGGCGGATTACTCAAAGGAAGACCTTTTACAGCTTTTCAAGAGAATTGGGGCTTATCTTTCGGCTAAAGTTTTCAAGATTTTGAATACCCAG GATATACGGCCTGTTTGGGCCATAGCAGGACTTGCAGTTGCAATAATATTTACATGGAGGCTTTTCAGGACACCCGTTGTACCTCAAAGAAGACAACCTAAGCGTCAACCGCATGCACCTAGCAGTTCTGGGGTCAATAGTAGTCAATCTGATTCAAATTTGTTTCCGTCTGGTGTTACTTCGCCTTCTGAAGATTCAAGAGCACAAACTGTTATTGATGAGTTTTTTCAGCCTGTAAAG CCTACTTTAGGACAAATAGTCAGACAAAGATTAAGCGATGGAAGAAAG GTGACTTGCCGCTTGCTTGGAGTTATACTTGAAGAAAATACCCCAGAGGAGCTTCAG AAGAAACAAGCAACAGTGAGATCCTCTGTTTTGGATGTTCTGCTGGAGATCACAAAGTTCTGTGACCTTTATCTCATGGAAACAGTCCTGGACGATGAAAGCGAA AAAAATGTTATAATGGCTTTGGAAAATGCTGGGATATTTACATCTGGCGGCTTGGTCAAAGACAAG GTACTTTTTTGTAGCACAGAGATTGGGCGGACATCTTTTGTTCGCCAGCTGGAGCCCGATTGGCATGTAGACTCAAGTCGAGAAATCATTACTCAGTTGTCG AGGTTCATCAAGTATCAGCTTTACATCTCAACTACAAAAAACGAGCGAATCGCGTCTAATGTTTTCAGTTCTTCATCCTTGGAACAGTttttcaatgtttga
- the LOC110926411 gene encoding peroxisome biogenesis protein 22 isoform X2, producing the protein MADYSKEDLLQLFKRIGAYLSAKVFKILNTQDIRPVWAIAGLAVAIIFTWRLFRTPVVPQRRQPKRQPHAPSSSGVNSSQSDSNLFPSGVTSPSEDSRAQTVIDEFFQPVKPTLGQIVRQRLSDGRKVTCRLLGVILEENTPEELQKQATVRSSVLDVLLEITKFCDLYLMETVLDDESEKNVIMALENAGIFTSGGLVKDKVLFCSTEIGRTSFVRQLEPDWHVDSSREIITQLSRFIKYQLYISTTKNERIASNVFSSSSLEQFFNV; encoded by the exons ATGGCGGATTACTCAAAGGAAGACCTTTTACAGCTTTTCAAGAGAATTGGGGCTTATCTTTCGGCTAAAGTTTTCAAGATTTTGAATACCCAG GATATACGGCCTGTTTGGGCCATAGCAGGACTTGCAGTTGCAATAATATTTACATGGAGGCTTTTCAGGACACCCGTTGTACCTCAAAGAAGACAACCTAAGCGTCAACCGCATGCACCTAGCAGTTCTGGGGTCAATAGTAGTCAATCTGATTCAAATTTGTTTCCGTCTGGTGTTACTTCGCCTTCTGAAGATTCAAGAGCACAAACTGTTATTGATGAGTTTTTTCAGCCTGTAAAG CCTACTTTAGGACAAATAGTCAGACAAAGATTAAGCGATGGAAGAAAG GTGACTTGCCGCTTGCTTGGAGTTATACTTGAAGAAAATACCCCAGAGGAGCTTCAG AAACAAGCAACAGTGAGATCCTCTGTTTTGGATGTTCTGCTGGAGATCACAAAGTTCTGTGACCTTTATCTCATGGAAACAGTCCTGGACGATGAAAGCGAA AAAAATGTTATAATGGCTTTGGAAAATGCTGGGATATTTACATCTGGCGGCTTGGTCAAAGACAAG GTACTTTTTTGTAGCACAGAGATTGGGCGGACATCTTTTGTTCGCCAGCTGGAGCCCGATTGGCATGTAGACTCAAGTCGAGAAATCATTACTCAGTTGTCG AGGTTCATCAAGTATCAGCTTTACATCTCAACTACAAAAAACGAGCGAATCGCGTCTAATGTTTTCAGTTCTTCATCCTTGGAACAGTttttcaatgtttga